Proteins found in one Seonamhaeicola sp. S2-3 genomic segment:
- a CDS encoding 2TM domain-containing protein: protein MSSQKNKKDQYLKAKERVRNIKIFYYHLVGYIILVALLLYNIYILDVNNPYADFFTWFNSIIIGAWTIFIILHGRYALKGKTIFKKDWEDKKMKEFLENETDEETTIWE from the coding sequence ATGAGTTCACAAAAAAACAAAAAAGATCAGTACCTTAAAGCCAAAGAAAGGGTAAGGAACATTAAAATTTTCTATTACCATTTAGTAGGGTACATTATTTTAGTAGCGCTACTTTTGTATAACATATATATTTTAGATGTAAATAACCCATATGCCGATTTTTTTACTTGGTTTAATTCTATAATCATAGGTGCTTGGACCATTTTTATAATACTACATGGTAGGTATGCATTAAAAGGAAAAACCATCTTTAAAAAAGATTGGGAAGACAAAAAAATGAAAGAATTTTTAGAAAACGAAACCGACGAAGAAACAACTATTTGGGAGTAA
- a CDS encoding type IA DNA topoisomerase, giving the protein MKVCIAEKPSVAREIASVLGAKTKHDGYFEGNGYAVTYTFGHLCTLKEPVDYKPYWKSWDLNNLPMLPEKFEVKVVSNSGIKKQFNIVKSLFEKADVVINCGDAGQEGELIQRWVMNEANYKGEVKRLWISSLTTEAIKEGFENLKPASDYDNLYYAGFSRAIGDWLLGINATRLYTVKHGGYKQVLSVGRVQTPTLAMVVNRFKEIENFKPVPYWELQTKYRDTLFSYEEGRFFKKEDGQILADKVKESDFEIVSITKKKGKEYAPKLFDLTGLQVYCNTKFGLSADDTLKIVQGLYEQKVVTYPRVDTTFLPNDIYPKVEGILKKLTSYSHLTQPLLGKKIKKSAKVFNDKKVTDHHAIIPTGIQTRLQANQQQVYDIIVRRFIAVFYDDCSVANTNVIGKAANVSFKTTGKEILDKGWRVVFESPNIKDKEPNILPTFEKGEKGPHEPSFLEKQTKPPNQFTEASLLRAMETAGKQVDDEEMRDLMKENGIGRPSTRANIIETLFKRKYIKRNKKQVLPTETGIQLIDTIQNDLLKSAELTGRWEKQLKDIEKGKFSAGAFIKNMKRMVDALVYEVRSETKRANISYEANAKKNKAKPKKNTGITNETCPKCKTGKLLKGKTAYGCSNYKNGCNFTLPFKVHDKKISEKQFIRLLQKGSTVNLKGFKTEAGTVEGLLRFDDNFQLKLEPKKTSAKAKTKENTCPKCKKGTIVKGKTAYGCSNYKSGCDFKVTFDVVRSKINGQKATKELVYKILNDNY; this is encoded by the coding sequence ATGAAAGTTTGTATTGCTGAAAAACCAAGTGTAGCTAGAGAAATTGCTTCTGTTTTAGGTGCTAAGACCAAACACGATGGTTATTTTGAAGGCAACGGGTATGCCGTAACCTACACTTTTGGGCATTTATGCACCCTTAAAGAACCGGTAGATTACAAACCCTATTGGAAAAGTTGGGATTTAAACAACCTACCCATGCTACCCGAAAAATTTGAAGTAAAAGTAGTCTCTAATTCGGGCATAAAAAAACAATTTAATATTGTTAAAAGTTTATTTGAAAAAGCCGATGTTGTTATAAACTGCGGTGATGCCGGACAAGAAGGAGAACTCATTCAACGCTGGGTAATGAATGAAGCCAATTATAAAGGTGAAGTAAAGCGTTTATGGATTTCATCTCTTACCACCGAAGCTATTAAAGAAGGGTTTGAAAATTTAAAACCCGCCTCTGATTACGATAATTTATATTACGCTGGTTTTTCTCGCGCTATTGGCGATTGGTTATTAGGCATTAACGCCACAAGATTATACACAGTAAAACACGGTGGTTATAAGCAAGTCTTATCGGTTGGTAGAGTACAAACTCCAACCCTAGCCATGGTAGTTAACCGGTTTAAAGAAATTGAAAACTTTAAACCTGTACCCTATTGGGAACTACAAACTAAATACAGAGATACGCTTTTTAGCTATGAAGAAGGTAGGTTTTTTAAAAAAGAAGACGGGCAAATTTTAGCCGATAAAGTTAAAGAGAGTGATTTTGAAATTGTATCTATAACCAAAAAGAAAGGTAAAGAATACGCCCCAAAACTATTTGATTTAACAGGATTACAAGTATATTGCAATACCAAATTTGGCTTATCTGCAGATGATACACTTAAAATTGTTCAAGGTTTATATGAACAAAAAGTTGTAACCTACCCCAGAGTTGATACCACTTTTTTACCAAATGATATTTACCCAAAAGTTGAAGGTATTTTAAAAAAACTAACCAGTTACTCGCATTTAACACAACCACTACTTGGTAAAAAAATAAAAAAATCTGCTAAGGTTTTTAACGATAAAAAAGTAACAGATCACCACGCCATAATTCCAACAGGAATACAAACAAGGTTGCAAGCAAATCAGCAACAAGTTTATGATATTATTGTAAGGCGTTTTATTGCCGTTTTTTATGATGATTGTTCTGTTGCCAACACCAACGTAATTGGTAAAGCAGCCAATGTTTCTTTTAAAACCACTGGTAAAGAAATTTTAGATAAAGGGTGGCGCGTGGTATTTGAATCTCCTAACATTAAAGACAAAGAACCTAATATTTTACCTACGTTTGAAAAAGGCGAAAAAGGTCCGCATGAACCTTCGTTTTTAGAAAAACAAACCAAACCACCCAATCAGTTTACAGAAGCTTCATTGTTACGCGCTATGGAAACAGCAGGAAAGCAAGTTGATGATGAAGAAATGCGCGATTTAATGAAAGAGAATGGTATTGGAAGACCTTCTACCAGAGCCAATATTATAGAAACGCTTTTTAAAAGAAAATATATAAAGCGAAATAAAAAACAAGTATTACCCACAGAAACAGGTATACAACTAATTGATACCATTCAAAATGACTTATTAAAATCTGCTGAATTAACAGGACGTTGGGAAAAACAATTAAAAGATATTGAAAAAGGCAAGTTTAGTGCAGGCGCTTTTATAAAAAACATGAAACGCATGGTAGATGCTTTAGTATATGAAGTACGTAGTGAAACCAAACGTGCCAACATATCGTACGAAGCTAATGCCAAAAAAAATAAAGCTAAACCTAAAAAAAACACTGGTATTACAAATGAAACTTGCCCTAAATGTAAAACTGGCAAGCTACTAAAAGGCAAAACAGCCTATGGTTGTAGCAATTACAAAAACGGGTGTAATTTTACACTGCCTTTTAAAGTTCACGACAAAAAAATATCAGAAAAACAGTTTATACGATTGCTTCAAAAAGGAAGTACAGTTAATTTAAAAGGCTTTAAAACAGAAGCAGGAACTGTTGAAGGTTTATTACGTTTTGATGATAATTTTCAATTAAAACTTGAACCTAAAAAAACATCTGCTAAAGCAAAAACCAAAGAAAACACATGTCCTAAATGCAAAAAAGGAACCATTGTAAAAGGAAAAACTGCCTATGGTTGTAGTAACTATAAATCAGGGTGTGATTTTAAAGTAACTTTTGATGTGGTTAGAAGTAAAATTAACGGACAAAAAGCCACCAAAGAATTGGTTTACAAAATTTTAAATGACAACTACTAG
- a CDS encoding LytTR family DNA-binding domain-containing protein yields MKVLIIEDEKPSARRLQRMLGNLGIEAKTMLHSVEESIAWFQNNEHPDLIFLDIQLSDGLSFEIFETIDIKSAIIFTTAYDEYALQAFKLNSIDYLLKPIDKEELEIAVKKYQERTPKVEAVTLDFSDIKKLLINPLEREYKKRFSVKVGQHLKLINVDDIECVYSENKGTYLYTTEGRNYLLDKTLDQLDDELEPQTFFRINRKFYVNINAIKDMVSYTNSRLQIKLNSYKEQDVIVARERVKDFKAWLE; encoded by the coding sequence ATGAAAGTACTAATAATTGAAGACGAAAAACCATCAGCAAGACGCCTACAACGTATGCTAGGTAATTTAGGAATTGAAGCAAAAACCATGTTGCATTCTGTTGAAGAATCTATTGCTTGGTTTCAAAACAATGAACACCCAGATTTAATATTTTTAGATATTCAATTAAGTGATGGTTTATCGTTTGAAATATTTGAAACCATAGATATTAAGTCGGCTATAATTTTTACAACAGCCTATGATGAATATGCATTACAAGCCTTTAAGCTAAACAGTATAGATTATTTGTTAAAACCTATTGATAAAGAAGAACTAGAAATTGCTGTAAAAAAATACCAAGAACGTACTCCAAAAGTAGAAGCTGTAACTTTAGATTTTTCCGACATAAAAAAGCTACTAATAAATCCTTTAGAAAGAGAGTATAAAAAACGTTTTTCAGTAAAAGTAGGGCAGCATTTAAAACTTATTAATGTAGATGATATAGAGTGTGTTTATAGCGAAAACAAAGGCACCTATTTATATACTACCGAAGGTCGAAACTATTTGCTAGACAAAACTCTAGACCAGTTAGATGACGAGTTAGAACCTCAAACCTTTTTCCGTATAAACCGAAAGTTTTATGTAAACATTAATGCCATTAAAGATATGGTAAGTTATACCAACTCGCGTTTACAAATAAAACTAAATTCATATAAAGAACAAGATGTTATTGTAGCCAGAGAACGGGTAAAAGATTTTAAAGCGTGGTTGGAGTAG
- a CDS encoding energy transducer TonB → MKPKKNPNVEIGRNSSLYFAIGLNLMLLLSWRMLEFKTYDKEVVSIDVVEVESEFEEEIPIVNQIAPPPPPPPPVSIQENLQIVEDAVEVEETIIESTEITQEDAIADVVVDVSDVEVEEVEEDVQVAFAVIEDVPVFPGCEGLSKAKTKACFQKKIQEHVVKHFTYPEAALELGIQGRVSVIFMIDSKGYVTGIRSRGPDKLLEKEAERIIGLLPQMQPGKQRGKPVKVSYAVPIFFKYEGL, encoded by the coding sequence ATGAAACCAAAAAAGAATCCAAACGTAGAGATAGGCCGTAATAGCAGCTTGTATTTTGCTATTGGTCTTAATTTGATGTTACTTCTTTCGTGGCGAATGTTAGAGTTCAAGACCTACGATAAAGAGGTTGTATCTATCGATGTAGTAGAGGTAGAAAGTGAATTTGAAGAAGAAATTCCAATTGTAAATCAAATTGCACCGCCACCACCTCCACCACCTCCAGTTTCAATACAAGAAAATTTGCAAATTGTAGAAGATGCTGTAGAGGTTGAAGAAACCATTATAGAGAGTACAGAAATTACTCAAGAAGATGCTATTGCTGATGTAGTAGTAGATGTAAGTGATGTTGAAGTTGAAGAAGTTGAAGAAGATGTACAAGTAGCCTTTGCTGTAATTGAAGATGTACCAGTATTTCCAGGCTGCGAGGGTTTATCTAAAGCAAAAACAAAAGCATGTTTTCAAAAGAAAATTCAAGAACATGTTGTAAAACATTTTACTTACCCAGAAGCTGCATTAGAGTTAGGTATACAAGGAAGAGTATCTGTAATTTTTATGATAGATTCTAAAGGTTATGTAACCGGAATACGTTCTAGAGGTCCAGATAAACTATTAGAAAAAGAAGCAGAACGTATTATAGGATTGTTACCACAAATGCAACCTGGTAAACAAAGAGGCAAACCAGTTAAAGTATCTTATGCTGTACCTATATTTTTCAAATATGAGGGACTGTAA
- a CDS encoding histidine kinase yields MKNLVKNIITSFIIGIMIFIVGSFLSNGFYYESTEDFLLSFVIYQLYAFIIGFSNMYFFQYMESRQWKRKNAVKRVILGILGATIITLLCLFVLDLIISITLRGITFQEFLANQSFNNYKFGLWVTLTIVVIFHVIYFYNKYQQNRIKEQKVIAGTASAKFDALKNQLDPHFLFNSLNVLTSLIEENPDKAQDFTTSLSKVYRYVLEQKNKELVSVDEELKFAKTYMSLLKMRFEDSIVFTLPEKANNPESKVVPLSLQLLLENAVKHNMVTSSKPLHIKIYEDNGYLVVENNLQPKQIVKKSSGVGLANIVQRYNLLTERKVDIVKETSKFLVAIPMLTKQISVMKRTTTSNNIDDSYLRARNHVEELKGFYYSLVAYIFVIPFLIFINYKTYWGFQWFWFPMFGWGIGLGIQAFRVFVNNGAFGRNWEKRKIEEFMREEEKSNRWN; encoded by the coding sequence ATGAAAAATCTCGTTAAAAATATAATCACTTCTTTCATAATTGGTATTATGATATTTATAGTAGGAAGTTTTCTTTCTAACGGATTTTATTATGAAAGTACTGAAGATTTTCTGTTAAGCTTTGTAATTTATCAACTCTATGCTTTTATAATTGGCTTTTCTAACATGTACTTTTTTCAGTATATGGAAAGTAGGCAATGGAAACGAAAGAATGCTGTAAAGCGTGTTATTCTTGGCATTTTAGGCGCCACAATTATTACCTTATTATGTTTGTTTGTACTAGATTTAATAATTTCAATAACACTAAGAGGTATAACATTTCAAGAGTTTTTAGCAAATCAATCTTTTAATAATTACAAGTTTGGATTATGGGTAACACTAACTATTGTGGTTATTTTTCATGTTATTTATTTCTACAATAAGTACCAGCAAAATAGAATTAAAGAACAAAAGGTAATTGCAGGTACAGCTAGTGCAAAGTTTGATGCTTTAAAAAACCAGTTAGACCCCCATTTTTTGTTTAACAGTTTAAATGTTTTAACAAGTTTAATAGAGGAAAATCCAGATAAGGCACAAGATTTTACAACATCGCTTTCAAAAGTATATCGTTACGTTTTAGAACAAAAAAATAAAGAATTAGTATCTGTTGATGAAGAGTTAAAATTTGCAAAAACATACATGTCTTTACTTAAAATGCGCTTTGAAGATAGTATTGTTTTTACGCTTCCAGAAAAAGCCAATAATCCAGAAAGTAAAGTAGTACCATTATCATTACAATTGCTTTTAGAAAACGCTGTAAAACACAATATGGTAACCTCTAGTAAACCGCTTCATATTAAAATTTATGAAGACAATGGTTATTTGGTTGTAGAAAACAATTTACAACCCAAGCAAATAGTAAAAAAGAGTAGTGGAGTAGGTTTAGCCAACATTGTACAGCGCTATAATTTATTAACAGAGAGAAAAGTAGATATAGTAAAAGAAACATCAAAGTTTTTAGTAGCTATACCAATGCTTACAAAACAAATATCAGTCATGAAAAGAACAACAACATCAAACAATATAGACGACAGTTACTTAAGAGCTCGTAATCATGTAGAAGAGCTTAAAGGGTTTTATTACAGCCTAGTAGCATACATTTTTGTAATACCATTTTTAATATTTATTAATTATAAAACTTACTGGGGATTTCAATGGTTTTGGTTTCCTATGTTTGGGTGGGGAATAGGTTTAGGTATTCAAGCTTTTAGAGTTTTTGTAAATAATGGTGCTTTTGGCAGAAATTGGGAAAAACGCAAAATAGAAGAATTTATGAGAGAGGAAGAAAAAAGTAACCGTTGGAACTAA
- a CDS encoding pseudouridine synthase, whose translation MTTTSNHKHYIIYKPYGYLSQFKSHDSKQQRKRFLGELYDFPEGIMAIGRLDEKSEGLLLLTTDGKMSDFINSQKVEKEYYALVDGDITLNAIEKLQSGVKIGFNGKKYLTKPCKAFKLNESPQLPVRSKKIRDARHGPTSWISITLKEGKFRQVRKMTSAVGFPTLRLVRVRVGNIYLKNMQVGDVIEVADFCVRD comes from the coding sequence ATGACAACTACTAGCAACCACAAACACTATATTATTTATAAACCTTACGGGTATTTAAGCCAGTTTAAAAGTCACGATTCTAAACAACAACGTAAACGTTTTTTAGGAGAATTATATGATTTTCCTGAAGGTATTATGGCTATTGGTAGGCTAGATGAAAAATCTGAAGGTTTATTGCTACTTACTACTGATGGAAAAATGAGCGACTTTATTAATAGTCAAAAAGTTGAAAAAGAATACTACGCACTAGTTGATGGTGATATAACTTTAAATGCTATTGAAAAATTACAATCTGGTGTAAAAATTGGTTTTAATGGTAAAAAGTACCTCACTAAACCCTGTAAAGCTTTTAAACTTAATGAAAGTCCGCAATTACCTGTTCGATCTAAAAAAATAAGAGATGCCAGACATGGACCAACAAGTTGGATTTCTATAACCTTAAAAGAAGGTAAGTTTAGGCAGGTACGCAAAATGACATCGGCAGTTGGGTTTCCTACCCTACGTTTAGTGCGCGTAAGAGTTGGCAATATTTACTTAAAAAACATGCAGGTTGGTGATGTTATAGAGGTAGCTGACTTTTGCGTTAGGGATTGA
- the argE gene encoding acetylornithine deacetylase, with product MTVNSILEKLVSFPVLGGESNLEIIHWIKNYIEGFGVKTTLVPNEDNTKASLHCRIGPAVDGGVILSGHTDVVPVKGQPWNTNPFQLIDKGDGNLYARGSCDMKGFLACCLAALPDMVNAQLKLPIYFAFSYDEEIGCLAASTLATHIKKTYSETPRYAIIGEASMLQPVIGHKSIHIIDITIHGSQGHSSRIKQEVSAVHEAARIVMWAEQKMNDLITSGSVDERFNPPHSSLHTGMINGGIAPNIIANKATLSLDIRCIPKNNASQLYQELKDYCKSREQEQRAIFSDFKIEVVENHPIVPPLNTSEDSDAINLIGKITGNYNWDTVAYASEAGHFSNAGFESIICGPGSIKQAHRANEFISKDQLNKGAKMIKNLVKLLETAI from the coding sequence ATGACGGTTAATTCCATACTGGAAAAATTAGTTTCATTTCCTGTTTTAGGTGGTGAAAGTAATTTAGAAATCATCCATTGGATTAAAAATTATATTGAAGGCTTTGGTGTTAAAACTACATTAGTTCCTAATGAGGATAATACCAAAGCCTCTTTGCATTGCCGTATAGGGCCCGCTGTTGATGGCGGCGTTATTCTTTCTGGTCATACCGATGTAGTTCCTGTTAAAGGGCAACCTTGGAACACCAATCCTTTTCAACTTATTGATAAAGGTGATGGTAATTTATACGCCAGAGGTAGTTGTGACATGAAAGGTTTTTTAGCCTGCTGTTTAGCAGCCCTCCCAGATATGGTTAATGCCCAATTAAAACTACCTATTTATTTTGCCTTTTCATACGATGAAGAAATTGGTTGTTTAGCGGCATCTACTCTAGCCACACATATTAAAAAAACATATTCTGAAACGCCTAGATATGCCATTATTGGCGAAGCATCTATGTTACAACCAGTTATTGGACATAAAAGTATTCATATTATAGATATTACAATTCATGGATCTCAAGGTCATAGCAGCAGAATAAAACAAGAGGTTAGTGCAGTTCATGAAGCCGCTAGAATTGTTATGTGGGCAGAACAAAAAATGAATGATTTAATTACCTCTGGTAGTGTTGATGAGCGCTTTAATCCACCACATTCGTCACTCCATACAGGCATGATTAATGGGGGCATTGCACCCAATATTATTGCCAATAAAGCTACCCTTTCATTAGATATTAGATGCATTCCTAAAAACAATGCAAGCCAATTATACCAAGAATTAAAAGATTATTGTAAATCTAGGGAACAGGAACAACGTGCTATTTTTTCAGATTTTAAAATTGAAGTAGTAGAAAATCATCCTATTGTCCCCCCTTTAAATACTAGCGAAGATTCTGATGCTATTAACCTCATAGGAAAAATTACAGGCAATTATAATTGGGATACGGTTGCCTACGCCTCAGAAGCTGGCCACTTTTCAAATGCTGGTTTTGAAAGTATTATCTGTGGTCCTGGTTCTATTAAACAAGCACATAGAGCCAATGAATTTATTTCTAAAGACCAACTAAACAAAGGCGCTAAAATGATTAAAAACTTGGTTAAACTTTTAGAAACCGCTATTTAA
- a CDS encoding LETM1-related biofilm-associated protein, translating into MNPSAQGWIKKLLLHVSKNRAFLDLKETNFYAALRASGFIYGSNLKLVIDLDINNVLSEEELSKTNLLLALLFTHHKSKSEVDFIDSVINFYTEINELKTSFFQELLGGKKSSEQLEKIIHKRIQIDANVLTKNFKYFIINALLYIDVLAYQEYLKKQSISIEYLKNLEASIESIILNVLNSKAKINTYDSSLIKLLESSFRYHNSNPLEYANAIKNIKSNLEKSYLLDLACMATWTDKKIDKSEQRFLIKLGTDLEIAKDRIKESISSINLFYSLNKNNIALLSSKNIVQSFYNNSSKMVTKLIKRNSKRLYQELKDSKELMVLLTQSTVRDLNEEEQKKVQDQLLDIFKSIPSLAIFMLPGGALLLPLVVKFIPKLLPSAFDENRIDD; encoded by the coding sequence ATGAACCCATCGGCACAAGGTTGGATAAAAAAACTACTTTTACACGTTTCTAAAAACAGGGCTTTTTTAGACTTAAAAGAGACCAATTTTTACGCAGCACTACGTGCTTCTGGGTTTATTTATGGGAGCAATTTAAAATTGGTAATAGATTTAGATATTAACAATGTGCTTTCTGAAGAAGAATTATCTAAAACCAATTTACTTTTAGCGCTTTTATTTACGCACCATAAATCTAAATCTGAAGTTGACTTTATTGACAGCGTTATTAATTTTTACACTGAAATTAACGAACTAAAAACATCTTTTTTTCAAGAACTTTTAGGTGGTAAAAAATCTAGTGAACAGTTAGAAAAAATTATACACAAGCGCATACAAATTGATGCCAATGTACTCACCAAAAACTTCAAATATTTTATTATAAATGCCCTTTTGTATATTGATGTTTTAGCCTATCAGGAATACCTTAAAAAGCAATCTATTTCTATAGAATATTTAAAAAACTTAGAAGCCTCTATAGAATCTATTATTTTAAATGTATTAAATTCTAAAGCCAAAATAAACACCTATGACAGTAGTTTAATTAAGCTTTTAGAATCGTCTTTTCGTTATCATAACAGCAATCCGTTAGAGTACGCTAATGCTATTAAAAACATAAAATCTAACCTTGAAAAAAGTTACCTTTTAGATTTAGCTTGTATGGCCACTTGGACCGATAAAAAAATTGATAAAAGCGAACAACGTTTTTTAATTAAACTAGGTACCGATTTAGAGATTGCAAAAGACAGAATAAAAGAATCTATAAGTTCTATCAACCTATTTTACTCATTAAACAAAAACAATATTGCACTATTGAGCTCTAAAAACATTGTACAGAGTTTTTATAACAACTCTAGTAAAATGGTAACAAAGCTTATAAAAAGAAACAGCAAACGCCTATACCAAGAGTTAAAAGATAGCAAAGAACTCATGGTATTATTAACACAATCTACCGTAAGAGATTTAAATGAAGAGGAGCAAAAAAAAGTACAAGACCAATTGCTAGATATTTTTAAATCTATACCAAGTTTAGCTATTTTTATGCTACCTGGTGGCGCTTTGTTATTGCCTTTAGTTGTAAAGTTTATACCTAAATTACTACCCTCTGCTTTTGATGAAAACCGAATTGATGATTAG
- a CDS encoding M48 family metallopeptidase, protein MKHLIIIATILVSGFVQSQTNYEKGMNKAFEIWSSGNPTEASNLFERIATAEADNWLPPYYAAQVNILSSFGEKDKEKITAQLKKAQDFINDATAISKNNPEIMVMQALLYTAWVAFDGANYGMTMSPKVVEQYAKAKAIDPNNPRVIYCEAEWNIGGARFFGQDTSVFCKDLEKALELFANFKPETAFHPNWGKERAEMLLKSCQK, encoded by the coding sequence ATGAAACATTTAATTATTATTGCTACAATTTTAGTTTCAGGATTTGTACAATCTCAAACTAACTATGAAAAAGGTATGAACAAAGCCTTTGAAATTTGGAGTAGTGGTAACCCTACCGAAGCTTCTAATTTATTTGAACGTATAGCTACAGCAGAAGCCGATAATTGGTTACCACCTTATTATGCTGCTCAAGTAAATATTTTAAGTAGTTTTGGTGAAAAGGATAAAGAAAAAATAACGGCGCAACTTAAAAAGGCTCAAGATTTTATTAATGATGCTACAGCTATTTCAAAAAACAATCCAGAAATTATGGTAATGCAAGCTTTGCTATATACCGCTTGGGTAGCTTTTGATGGTGCTAATTACGGTATGACCATGTCTCCTAAAGTTGTAGAGCAATACGCAAAGGCAAAGGCTATAGACCCCAATAATCCAAGGGTGATTTATTGTGAAGCCGAATGGAATATTGGTGGAGCGCGCTTTTTTGGTCAAGACACATCGGTATTTTGTAAAGATTTAGAAAAGGCCTTAGAACTTTTTGCTAATTTTAAACCAGAAACTGCATTTCATCCTAATTGGGGAAAAGAGCGTGCTGAAATGTTATTAAAATCTTGCCAAAAATAA
- a CDS encoding 2TM domain-containing protein: MKQLDYKKEEAYLRAQKRLKELKGFYWHTFWYIVVNVFILIMIVSNTEDNIFHFGTLATPLFWGIGLGFHALSVFGKNLIFSKSWEDRKIREFMEKEEFTDKYE; encoded by the coding sequence ATGAAACAACTAGATTATAAAAAGGAAGAAGCTTATTTAAGAGCTCAAAAACGTCTTAAAGAACTTAAAGGCTTTTATTGGCATACCTTCTGGTATATTGTGGTAAATGTTTTTATTCTTATCATGATAGTATCTAACACAGAAGATAATATTTTTCACTTCGGTACACTAGCAACACCTCTTTTTTGGGGTATAGGTTTAGGTTTTCATGCGCTTTCAGTTTTTGGGAAAAACCTAATTTTTAGTAAGTCTTGGGAAGATAGAAAAATTAGAGAGTTCATGGAAAAAGAAGAGTTCACCGATAAATACGAATAA
- a CDS encoding sugar kinase, whose amino-acid sequence MGQVITFGEVLMRISPRGKKKFMQSNVIEFFFGGTELNVGISIANFGGKVKHISVVSDDFIGETAIAYINKFGVSTSSIALSKRPLGVYFLEIGAVMRPSAISYNRSHSAFSEIKPDMVNWEKALRKGEWFHWTGITPALSQAAFDILKEGLTLARERGMTVSADPTYRSGLWKYGKNPKEALTELLQLSTIFIGGINEINEVLGTNYSYSNEDFIKASKELMQTFPSIEKVFDKIRTSVNSSWHKIRARMWNGVEFRETEDLDITHVVDRIGTGDAFAGGLIYGLQNYDDYKAMEFASAACALKHTYEGDVNLASVKDVTAILEGNISGRLQR is encoded by the coding sequence ATGGGTCAAGTAATAACATTTGGTGAGGTTTTAATGCGTATTTCACCTAGGGGTAAAAAGAAGTTTATGCAGTCTAACGTTATTGAATTCTTTTTTGGCGGAACAGAATTAAACGTTGGTATTTCTATAGCCAATTTTGGAGGGAAAGTAAAACACATAAGTGTTGTTTCTGATGATTTTATAGGCGAAACCGCTATAGCATATATTAATAAATTTGGAGTAAGTACGTCATCAATAGCGTTATCTAAACGGCCATTAGGTGTGTATTTTTTAGAAATAGGTGCTGTAATGCGCCCCAGTGCAATTTCATACAATCGGTCGCATTCTGCTTTTTCTGAAATAAAACCAGATATGGTTAATTGGGAAAAAGCTTTAAGAAAAGGTGAGTGGTTTCATTGGACAGGAATTACACCGGCATTATCTCAAGCTGCTTTTGATATTTTAAAAGAAGGCTTAACACTTGCTAGAGAACGCGGAATGACCGTTTCTGCAGACCCTACATACAGAAGTGGATTGTGGAAATACGGTAAAAACCCTAAAGAAGCATTAACAGAACTGTTACAACTTTCAACAATTTTTATTGGAGGAATTAATGAAATTAATGAAGTGCTAGGTACTAATTATTCTTATTCAAATGAAGATTTTATTAAAGCCTCTAAAGAGTTAATGCAAACGTTTCCTTCTATAGAAAAAGTGTTTGATAAAATTAGAACTTCTGTAAATTCATCATGGCATAAAATACGTGCAAGAATGTGGAATGGTGTTGAGTTTAGAGAAACTGAAGATTTAGATATTACACATGTTGTAGACCGCATAGGTACAGGCGATGCGTTTGCAGGAGGTTTAATTTACGGGCTACAAAATTACGATGACTATAAAGCTATGGAGTTTGCCAGTGCTGCATGTGCCTTAAAACACACTTATGAAGGCGATGTTAATTTAGCCTCTGTAAAAGATGTTACGGCTATATTAGAAGGCAATATTTCTGGAAGGTTGCAGCGATAA